In one window of Mercurialis annua linkage group LG4, ddMerAnnu1.2, whole genome shotgun sequence DNA:
- the LOC126677095 gene encoding uncharacterized protein LOC126677095 — protein MHGMKSHDCHVFMQRLLPIALRELLPKNVWEPLTELSIFFRELTSTSLSQEDLNRMETEIPKILCKLERIFPPSFFDSMEHLPVHLPYEAMMAGPVQYRWMYPFERYLRKLKKKGH, from the exons atgcatggaatgaaaagtcatgactgcCATGTTTTTATGCAACGACTTCTGCCAATCGCTCTTCGGGAGCTACTTCCGAAAAATGTGTGGGAGCCTCTAACAGAGTTAAGTATCTTCTTCAGGGAGTTAACTTCCACGTCACTGTCACAGGAAGATCTAAACCGTATGGAAACTGAGATCCCAAAAATCCTGTGTAAGTTGGAACGTATATTTCCacccagcttttttgactctATGGAGCATCTTCCCGTGCATCTTCCGtatgaagctatgatggcaggaccggttcagtatcgctggatgtatccatttgaaag atatttgaggaaattgaaaaaaaaaggtcactaa
- the LOC126677093 gene encoding SNARE-interacting protein KEULE — translation MGLRDIGQLEQDLVFGDKGTTDVIKFLNTNEGATRENKLRLLMILSAIYPEKFDGEKGRNLMKVANLPEDDMNAVNNMRLLASPESKKSSSATFSLKFDIHKKKRAARKDRAATEETTWQLSRFYPMIEELIEKLSIGELSKDEYPCMNDPSASFNGTSHPASVNQAPVAQSRRSRPAATWARPRSSDDGYSSDSILRHASSDFRRMGRRIFVFIVGGATRSELRVCHKLTSKLQREVILGSSNLDDPPQFITKLKLLTADELSLDDLQI, via the exons ATGGGGCTTCGTGACATAGGTCAATTGGAACAGGACCTAGTTTTTGGAGATAAAGGAACAACTGATGTAATTAAGTTTTTGAATACAAATGAG GGTGCAACACGTGAAAATAAGTTGCGCTTGTTGATGATTCTTTCAGCCATATATCCTGAAAAGTTTGATGGTGAAAAGGGTCGTAATCTAATGAAGGTTG CTAATTTACCAGAAGATGACATGAATGCTGTGAATAATATGAGATTGCTTGCATCTCCAGAATCAAAAAAGAGTTCATCTGCAACTTTTTCTTTGAAGTTTGACATTCACAAG AAGAAGCGTGCCGCTAGAAAAGACCGAGCTGCCACTGAAGAAACAACATGGCAATTATCTCGATTTTACCCTATGATAGAG GAACTTATTGAGAAACTCAGTATAGGAGAATTATCAAAGGATGAATATCCATGTATGAATGACCCAAGTGCAAGCTTTAATGGGACATCCCACCCTGCATCAGTAAATCAAGCTCCAGTTGCCCAATCGAGAAGATCGAGACCAGCAGCAACATGGGCAAGACCTCGAAGTTCTGATGATGGCTATTCAAG TGATTCGATACTGAGACATGCATCTAGTGATTTCAGAAGGATGGGCCGGcgtatttttgtatttattgtaGGTGGAGCTACTAGATCTGAG CTAAGGGTATGCCACAAGCTTACAAGTAAGCTACAGAGGGAAGTGATTCTAGGCTCATCAAATCTTGACGATCCTCCACAATTTATCACG AAACTGAAACTTCTGACGGCAGACGAATTATCACTGGATGATCTACAAATATAA
- the LOC126677087 gene encoding deoxyribodipyrimidine photo-lyase — MASLSSTQPGRFRVLKEGSKNRTGPVVYWMFRDQRMRDNWALIHAIDEANKNNVAVGVAFDLFDRFKGAKARQLGFMLKGLRQLQDQIEHTFQIPFFLFQGTAEETIPKFLGESGASLLVTDFSPLREVRKCKDEICKRVSDSVTVHEVDAHNIVPVWVASDKLEYSARTLRGKINKKLSDYLVEFPVMQSPSNKWVAAPNKSIDWDSLIDEVLRKGAEVPEIEWCIPGEDAAMEVLTGTKNGFLTKRLTNYSTDRNNPLKPKGLSGLSPYIHFGQISAQRCALEARKARKLYPQAVDTFLEELIVRRELADNFCFYQPQYDSLKGAWEWARKSLLEHASDKRDHVYSKEQLEKAQTADLLWNASQLEMVHYGKMHGFMRMYWAKKILEWTSGPEEALAVSVYLNDKYEIDGRDPKGYVGCMWSICGVHDQGWKERPVFGKIRYMNYAGCKRKFDVDGYIAYVKRLVREKNKRKAEYQLARQEKQHCTSAI, encoded by the exons ATGGCCTCTCTATCCTCTACTCAACCGGGTCGGTTTCGGGTGCTGAAAGAGGGATCAAAAAACCGAACGGGTCCTGTTGTTTACTGGATGTTTAGAGATCAACGGATGAGAGACAATTGGGCTTTAATTCACGCCATTGATGAAGCTAATAAGAACAATGTGGCAGTTGGTGttgcttttgatttgtttgatcGGTTTAAAGGAGCTAAAGCTAGGCAACTGGGTTTTATGTTAAAGGGTTTGCGTCAACTTCAGGATCAAATTGAACATACTTTTCAAATTCCCTTCTTTTTATTCCAA GGAACAGCTGAAGAGACTATTCCAAAGTTTTTAGGAGAGTCTGGGGCTTCACTTCTAGTTACTGATTTCTCACCTCTACGAGAGGTTCGAAAATGTAAGGATGAAATTTGCAAGAGGGTGAGTGATTCTGTGACCGTACATGAAGTTGATGCTCACAATATTGTACCTGTTTGGGTAGCATCCGACAAGTTGGAGTATAGTGCTAGGACTTTAAGGGGCAAGATAAATAAAAAGCTATCCGATTACCTTGTTGAATTTCCTGTAATGCAATCTCCTAGCAATAAGTGGGTTGCTGCTCCGAATAAGTCAATTGATTGGGATAGTCTTATTGATGAAGTTTTAAG GAAAGGAGCAGAAGTTCCTGAAATTGAATGGTGCATACCTGGAGAAGATGCAGCAATGGAAGTATTAACTGGTActaaaaatggatttttaaccAAGAGGTTGACGAATTATTCTACTGACAGGAATAATCCATTGAAACCCAAAGGGCTCTCCGGTCTCTCCCCATATATTCATTTTGGCCAAATCTCCGCACAGAGATGTGCCCTGGAGGCTCGTAAAGCACGAAAGCTTTATCCTCAG GCAGTCGACACGTTTTTGGAGGAGTTGATTGTTCGTAGAGAACTTGCAGATAACTTCTGTTTCTACCAGCCTCAATATGATTCACTAAAAGGCGCATGGGAATGGGCACGTAAAAGTTTGCTAGAACATGCCTCTGATAAGCGAGATCATGTTTATTC GAAGGAGCAATTAGAGAAGGCGCAAACAGCCGATCTG CTTTGGAATGCTTCTCAGCTGGAGATGGTACACTATGGGAAGATGCATGGTTTTATGCG TATGTATTGGGCGAAAAAGATTCTGGAGTGGACAAGCGGACCCGAAGAAGCCCTTGCAGTGTCCGTATATTTAAATGACAAG TATGAAATAGATGGAAGAGACCCCAAGGGATATGTCGGTTGCATGTGGTCGATTTGTGGTGTTCATGACCAG GGCTGGAAAGAAAGACCGGTTTTTGGGAAAATTCGGTACATGAATTATGCAGGCTGCAAGAGGAAGTTTGATGTCGATGGCTACATTGCATATGTGAAGAGGTTAGTGCGCGAAAAGAATAAGAGAAAAGCAGAATATCAGCTTGCTAGACAAGAAAAACAGCATTGCACATCAGCCATTTAG